A section of the Tenrec ecaudatus isolate mTenEca1 chromosome 15, mTenEca1.hap1, whole genome shotgun sequence genome encodes:
- the LOC142427547 gene encoding LOW QUALITY PROTEIN: lysine-specific demethylase 4D-like (The sequence of the model RefSeq protein was modified relative to this genomic sequence to represent the inferred CDS: inserted 1 base in 1 codon) produces MKSQGYRSQNSSLKIMTFRPTMEEFKDFNKYIAYMESQGAHRAGLAKIIPPKQWTARENYDDVDDILIASPVQQVTTGQTGVFLQYHKKKKSMTVEEYRHLASTDRYRTPTHRDVDDLERTYWKSRLYNSPIYGAGVCGSLFGENTEHWNLRHLGTIQDLLEQESGVVIKGVNTPYLYFGLWQTTXTWHTEDMDLYSINYLHFGEPKTWYAVPPEHGARLERLARELFPGSSSGCANFLRHKVALISPRVLRENGIPVGRITQGAGEFMVTFPYGYHAGFNHGFNCAESINFATLRWVNYGKAASQCSCGEARVTFPMDAFVRILQPERYELWKQGRDRTSVDHVEPTALTSPEWMAWKEARTRVMVKGRLRSFKPRRARRRSLTLAADSGLGGCALVCPSPTTHSWADSSTVQPEAPNFMGSSPTGSSVSLLPTSVPSAQYLQASPKGTHTRRPQDSDAHQQSVKSRAKKHTASTFVHLPTQALHENQQSTDDSGPRSFEILHAVKASGCCCDPDLQPLGPPLNPDSLMHPGPCLKSLDNISVNLPDMLVLSPPNESLTSKTFSSYASVHSMAPLDLLGAIAMDPLKLL; encoded by the exons ATGAAGTCCCAGGGCTATCGAAGCCAGAACTCTAGCCTTAAAATCATGACTTTCCGGCCTACCATGGAAGAATTTAAGGATTTCAACAAATACATTGCTTACATGGAATCCCAAGGTGCCCACCGTGCAGGCCTGGCTAAGATAATCCCACCCAAACAGTGGACAGCCAGAGAGAACTATGACGATGTGGATGACATCCTCATAGCCAGTCCTGTGCAGCAGGTAACTACTGGGCagacaggtgtctttttgcaataccataaaaagaagaaatccatGACCGTGGAGGAGTATCGCCACTTGGCCAGCACCGACAGATACCGCACTCCCACACACCGGGATGTTGACGATTTGGAGCGGACCTATTGGAAGAGCCGCCTGTACAattctcccatttatggggcTGGAGTATGTGGCTCCTTATTTGGTGAAAACACTGAGCATTGGAACCTCAGACACCTGGGGACGATCCAGGATCTGCTGGAGCAGGAGAGTGGAGTTGTCATCAAAGGCGTCAACACCCCCTACCTGTACTTTGGCCTGTGGCAGACCA TTACTTGGCACACGGAGGACATGGACCTGTACAGCATCAACTACCTGCACTTCGGGGAGCCCAAAACGTGGTATGCGGTGCCCCCTGAGCACGGAGCCCGCCTGGAGAGACTGGCCAGGGAGCTTTTCCCTGGCAGTTCCAGTGGCTGCGCAAACTTCCTGCGgcacaaggtggccctcatcTCACCCAGAGTCCTCAGGGAGAACGGCATTCCTGTTGGTCGGATCACCCAGGGAGCAGGCGAGTTCATGGTCACATTCCCCTACGGATACCACGCTGGCTTCAATCACGGTTTCAACTGTGCGGAATCCATCAACTTTGCCACCCTTCGCTGGGTTAATTACGGTAAAGCTGCTTCTCAGTGCAGCTGTGGGGAAGCCAGGGTCACATTTCCCATGGACGCCTTCGTGCGCATTCTGCAACCCGAGCGCTATGAGCtgtggaaacagggcagggaCCGCACCTCCGTGGATCACGTGGAGCCCACAGCACTGACCAGCCCGGAGTGGATGGCCTGGAAGGAAGCCCGGACTCGTGTGATGGTAAAGGGGCGTCTGCGGTCCTTTAAGCCACGCAGGGCCAGGCGTCGCTCTCTGACTCTGGCTGCagacagtgggcttgggggctgtgcaCTGGTGTGTCCTAGTCCCACAACCCACTCCTGGGCAGACAGCTCCACTGTGCAGCCTGAGGCCCCTAACTTCATGGGCAGCAGTCCTACGGGATCCAGTGTCTCCCTACTTCCCACCTCAGTTCCATCTGCCCAGTATCTCCAGGCTTCACCAAAGGGGACTCACACTAGGCGTCCTCAGGACTCCGATGCCCACCAGCAGTCTGTGAAGTCCAGGGCCAAGAAGCAcacagcaagcacatttgtacacctgcCAACTCAGGCATTGCATGAGAATCAACAATCAACAGATGACTCTGGCCCTCGGAGTTTTGAGATCCTGCATGCTGTTAAAGCTTCTGGGTGCTGCTGTGACCCCGATCTTCAGCCCTTGGGACCCCCACTGAATCCTGATTCTCTGATGCACCCTGGCCCCTGCCTGAAGTCACTGGACAACATCTCAGTGAATCTCCCGGACATGCTTGTGCTGAGTCCTCCTAATGAGTCTTTGACTTCTAAAACATTCTCCAGCTATGCCTCTGTGCACAGTATGGCACCTCTGGACCTCCTCGGTGCTATTGCTATGGACCCCCTTAAACTTCTATAA